A portion of the Calliphora vicina chromosome 5, idCalVici1.1, whole genome shotgun sequence genome contains these proteins:
- the LOC135960905 gene encoding ribitol 5-phosphate transferase FKRP, protein MKIMRLRHAKLIVLLIVIANIILFYYSWKSTLWKNIAASLTLPSMESYDLLKNPSQHQPHVEKSPKEKARNAFKHIRKSMTIVFRNFYTFENDIKDSIDSILDVIPNMPIIVFQEGISYPPLMYQRNATSLKGEEGNSVRFVNLGFDILKPIQELNPLSTIHTKYALFMPDSVRLSSKNLLQKILREINTNSWDKDKDGTQVVARRSKLSPPLEETIRRMIIVPFSGNLKSFVGCLQIVLDLPNWTIQYVAVNSTSDKCDLFLQKHAVLVDVAVLKEMPEPLAAPFPEMFYIQAKLNNISKFVYPQSFQDGRRLFAAYHTKQRRTDMKRRQFRDMYKKLQIKRIVRRSHKVSIKSDTKDTASYSSQHNLVLDTQFSSSNFSLPLVTDIDLIGCERITKSCVGTVYNQRPFYVYLGKHTPPCCLDKLKTAFNHVLEEFENVGIRYWLDNQALRTAIDTNQLSPDAYDIDISFNVDDLERSNSLKKSQTKPYVDNEGFYWIKATDGHYFKVQFSKINQIGVNLLPFEITGNEVKPNGFFGWKAKSFSADFLHPMSTVLFLGKNIMCPNNVRDYLEFKSIQ, encoded by the exons ATGAAAATAATGCGCTTAAGACATGCTAAACTAATTGTTCTCCTAATTGTAATAGCCAACATAATATTATTCTATTACTCTTGGAAATCGACGCTATGGAAGAATATTGCTGCTTCACTAACGCTGCCCAGTATGGAGTCCTACGATTTGCTCAAAAATCCCTCACAACATCAACCACATGTCGAAAAATCTCCCAAAGAAAAAGCTCGCAATGCCTTCAAACACATACGCAAATCCATGACAATAGTATTTcgtaatttttatacatttgaaaatgatattAAGGACTCGATCGATAGTATATTGGATGTTATACCCAATATGCCCATCATTGTATTCCAAGAGGGCATATCCTATCCGCCTTTGATGTATCAGCGCAATGCGACCTCTCTTAAAGGCGAAGAGGGCAATAGTGTACGTTTTGTTAACTTAGGATTTGATATATTGAAACCGATACAGGAATTGAATCCTTTATCCACCATACATACAAAATATGCTCTCTTTATGCCCGACAGTGTACGTTTGAGTAGTAAAAATCTGTTGCAGAAGATATTGCGTGAAATTAATACGAATAGTTGGGATAAGGACAAGGATGGCACACAAGTAGTGGCTCGAAGATCGAAATTATCGCCTCCTCTAGAAGAAACCATAAGACGTATGATTATTGTGCCGTTTTCGGGTAATTTAAAGTCATTTGTGGGTTGTTTACAAATCGTTTTGGATTTGCCCAATTGGACGATACAGTATGTGGCTGTGAATAGCACAAGTGATAAATGTGATTTG tttttgcaaaaacatGCCGTTTTGGTAGATGTGGCAGTTTTAAAGGAAATGCCTGAACCCTTGGCTGCTCCATTCCCGGAAATGTTTTATATACAGgcgaaattaaataatatatcg AAATTCGTCTATCCACAATCATTTCAAGATGGCAGACGACTCTTTGCCGCCTACCATACTAAACAAAGACGCACCGATATGAAACGGCGACAGTTCCGGGACAtgtataaaaaactacaaatcaaACGTATTGTACGACGATCACATAAAGTTTCAATCAAGTCGGATACCAAGGACACAGCTTCGTACAGTTCACAACATAACTTAGTTTTAGATACACAATTTTCATCGTCAAATTTCTCCTTGCCCCTGGTAACCGACATTGATCTAATCGGCTGCGAAAGAATAACAAAATCGTGTGTGGGCACGGTTTATAACCAGCGGCCATTTTATGTTTACTTGGGCAAACATACACCACCTTGTTGTTTGGACAAACTAAAGACCGCTTTTAATCATGTTCTGGAGGAGTTTGAAAATGTGGGCATACGCTATTGGCTGGACAATCAGGCTTTGAGAACGGCCATTGATACAAATCAATTGTCACCGGATGCCTATGATATTGATATCAGTTTTAATGTGGACGATTTGGAACGCTCAAACTCCCTGAAGAAATCCCAGACAAAACCCTATGTGGATAATGAGGgattttattggattaaagcCACCGATGGTCACTATTTTAAGGTGCAGTTTTCGAAAATCAATCAGATTGGCGTGAATCTTTTGCCCTTCGAAATAACGGGCAATGAGGTGAAACCGAATGGTTTCTTTGGTTGGAAGGCCAAATCATTTTCGGCCGATTTTCTACATCCCATGTCGACGGTGctatttttgggtaaaaatattATGTGTCCCAATAATGTGAGAGACTATTTAGAATTTAAGAGTATACAATAG